The genomic segment GGATCGAGCAGATGCGCAAGGGCGGTTGGGGCAGCTTTGCCCGTGCCGTATCGCGCCTGCCAACCGGGCATGTGCGGCTGGATGATGGACAGGTCGTCCGCATTGGGCAACGCGACTGGACCGTTATGACAGGTGGCGGGCATACCCCTGAGCATGCGAGCCTCGTCGATTTCCACAATGGAATGATCATCGCCGGCGACCAGATCTTGCCGCGGATCACCTCCAACGTCTCCGTCATGGACAGCGAGCCGGAGGCTGACCCCTTGGGTGAGTGGCTCGACTCCATCGCCAAATTCCGCGCGGCCCTGCCTGCCGACATGCTCGTGCTCCCCGCGCATGGCGAGCCGTTCACAGGCGTCCATGTCCGCCTCGACAAGCTGGCGTCCGGCCATCACGAACGGCTGGAAAAACTGGAAGTCGCCTTGCGGGATACAGAGATGCGCGCGGTCGACACATTTGACTTGCTCTTTGATCGCGAAATAGACGACAGCGTTTATGGCCTCGCGACCGGTGAGGCACAGGCGCATCTGCGGCATCTGCACCTCACGGGACGCATCAAATGCGAAATCCGCGATGGCGTTGGCTGGTATCACGCGGCATAAGAACGACATGACGACGCGCAACTGGCAAAGCCACTATCTCCACCCGACCAAATGGGACCAGCATTTTGCACCGCTGGCCATGCACGATATGTTTTTCCAATCCGCGGAACGGATGGGCAAGGCTGCCTTGGCGGACTTTATGGGCCGCAAATATAGCTATGCCGAAATGGCCGAAAGCGTCCGGCGCGTGGCCAAAGGCCTGCAGGACAAGGGGATAGGAAAGGGCGATCATATCGGCCTGTTCCTGCCTAATGTGCCCCATTATATTGCTGCATATTATGGCGCGCTTGCTGCCGGGGCGACGGTGGTCAATTTTTCTCCGCTCTATTCGGTGGATGAACTCGCGCATCAGGTGGCCGATAGCGGGACCTCGATCCTGTTTACCGTGTCGGCTGCGGCGCTTTTGCCGACCGCCATCAAGGTGCTCGACAAGTCGAGCCTGAAGGAACTGGTCGTGGGCAGTGTGGCCGAAGCCCTGCCGCGCGCCAAAAGCTGGGCTTATCGCCTGTTCAAGCGGAAGGATATCGCGGCTATCCCGGCCGACGATCGCATCACATCCTATGCGGATCTGACCGCAAATGGCGGGGATTATGCGGTTCAGCCCTGCGATCCTGAAAAGGACATTGCCCAGTTGCAATATACGGGCGGCACCACAGGCGTGCCCAAAGGCGCGATGTTGAGCCACCAGAATATCACCGCCAATGCGCGGCAGATCAACATGCTGGACCCGCACAGCCGGATCAACCAACCCGACAATCCTGCAGAAGACCGGATTTTGGGCGTACTGCCCTTCTTCCATGTCTTTGCGAACGCGACGGTTTTGAACCGGACCATTTTCAATGGCGGCGAAATCGTCATGTTACCGCGCTTCGAAGCGAAAGCGGCGCTGGCGGCTGTGAACCGGACTCATGTGACATCGCTGCCCGGTGTGCCGACCATGTATCAGGCGTTGCTTGACTGCCCCGATATAGCAAAAACCAACTTCACCAGCCTTCGCGCCTGCATTTCCGGCGGCGCACCTTTGGCCGCCGAGTTGAAGGCCCGCTTTGAAGAGCGCAGCGGTGCCGTCGTAATCGAAGGCTATGGCCTGACCGAAAGCTCCGGCGTGGTCTCCTGTAACCCCTATGAGGGGCTAAATAAGCTTGGCAGCATCGGACAGCCTATTCCCGGGACCGATGTCAAATTGCTCGACAAGGAAGACCCCACCAAGCCCGCCCCCGAAGGCGAACCGGGCGAGTTGGTCTTTGCAGGGCCACAGGTTATGTGTGGCTATTGGAAACGGCCCGATGCCGATGCCGAAGTGTTCGTCGGCAAATATCTGCGTACCGGCGATGTGGCGACAATCGACGAAGATGGCTTCATCCATATTGTCGACCGCCTGAAAGACATGATCGCTGTCGGCGGGTTCAAGGTTTTCCCCAGCCAGGTCGAAGATGTGCTCTACAAGCATCCGGCGGTGAAAGAGGCGCTCGTGATCGGCGTGCCTGACGCCTATCACGGCGAAATGCCGCGCGCCTTCGTGACGTTGCAAGACGGTGCCACGGAAGATGGCGCGGCGCTGATGGCATGGCTGAACCCGCAATTGGGCAAGCATGAGCGGGTGCAGGCCGTTGTGGTTCGGGAGGCTTTGCCCAAGACGATGATTGGGAAACTGGACCGGAAGGCTTTGCGGGCGGAGATTGGGTGTTAGGTTTTTTTCGCTAGAAGGAAGAAGAGGTAGAAGGAAGAAGGCGTTGGGTTGTGCATTCGGCTCCGCTCTATATTTGCGGCCTTACCTCTCCTAATTTGTTACCCTGAGCCATCCTAACCCCGTCACCCTGAACTATCCTACCCCTTCACCCTGAACTTGTTACAGGGTCTTAGTTTCAACGTCGAAGTAATAAGACCCTGAAACAAGTTCAGGGTGACGGTGTTGGTAAGCAGGATAACGACGCATTGGCGAATAAATCGCTATAATTCATACGCATCCGCGAATGCCAAAACCAACGCCTTCTTCCTTCTACCCCTTCTTCCTTCTAGCTAAATATCTTCGGCCAAAAATCCCGCAGACGATTTTCCATAGCAATCCCCAAAACTTCCCCATAATCCACGCTGGTGTCCAACCCCGACGCCCCGCAACCTGTCCGCAAGATCATCCATGTCGACATGGATGCCTTTTTCGCGAGCGTGGAGCAGCGGGACAATCCGGAATTGCGCGGCAAACCCGTTGCAGTGGGCGGATCGTCCAAACGGGGCGTTGTGGCGGCGGCGAGTTATGAGGCGCGGGCCTTTGGTGTGCGTTCGGCCATGCCCTCGGTTACGGCGCAGCGGCAATGTCCCGACCTGATTTTTGTAAAGCCGCGCTTTGAAGCCTATCGCACGGTATCGCGGCAAATCCGGGACATTTTTGCACGGCACACCGACCTTATCCAGCCGCTGTCGCTCGACGAAGCCTATCTGGATGTAACCAACGACAAGCAGGGTATTGGCTCGGCCGTCAAGATTGCCAAGGCGATCCGTGCTGCCATCCGCGCCGAGACCGGCCTGACGGCGAGCGCGGGGGTCAGTTATAACAAGTTTATCGCTAAGCTCGCGAGTGATCAGAACAAGCCCGATGGCTTGTGCGTTATTTTACCTGAGCAGGGTGCGGAATTTGTGGCCGGTCTGCCGGTGCGGCGCTTTCATGGCGTGGGGCCGCGCACGGCGGAGAAGATGGCAAAGCTTGGCGTGCATACCGGCGCCGACCTCGCGCAAAAGGACGAGGCATGGCTGGCGCACCATTTTGGCAGCTGGGGTAGCTATTTGTTCAAGGCGGCGCGGGGGATTGATGACGGGCCGGTCAACGCCAACAGCGTCCGCAAATCCTTGGGCGGGGAGCTGACCTAT from the Sphingorhabdus lacus genome contains:
- a CDS encoding MBL fold metallo-hydrolase — its product is MAPKTPPAYDASLADHGFEAKELKGLTYPLGDHAPQYGEIYPLAPDLGWTRMPVPGNLAHINLWILDDGDGYAIADTGLFMPGTIEHWKAMFAGVLSDRQMTRIFVTHFHPDHAGCAGWLANKFKVPIWMNRTEWLMVRMLTNEQLDHPPEEVLNRRRFAGYDEERIEQMRKGGWGSFARAVSRLPTGHVRLDDGQVVRIGQRDWTVMTGGGHTPEHASLVDFHNGMIIAGDQILPRITSNVSVMDSEPEADPLGEWLDSIAKFRAALPADMLVLPAHGEPFTGVHVRLDKLASGHHERLEKLEVALRDTEMRAVDTFDLLFDREIDDSVYGLATGEAQAHLRHLHLTGRIKCEIRDGVGWYHAA
- a CDS encoding long-chain-fatty-acid--CoA ligase is translated as MALAGITRHKNDMTTRNWQSHYLHPTKWDQHFAPLAMHDMFFQSAERMGKAALADFMGRKYSYAEMAESVRRVAKGLQDKGIGKGDHIGLFLPNVPHYIAAYYGALAAGATVVNFSPLYSVDELAHQVADSGTSILFTVSAAALLPTAIKVLDKSSLKELVVGSVAEALPRAKSWAYRLFKRKDIAAIPADDRITSYADLTANGGDYAVQPCDPEKDIAQLQYTGGTTGVPKGAMLSHQNITANARQINMLDPHSRINQPDNPAEDRILGVLPFFHVFANATVLNRTIFNGGEIVMLPRFEAKAALAAVNRTHVTSLPGVPTMYQALLDCPDIAKTNFTSLRACISGGAPLAAELKARFEERSGAVVIEGYGLTESSGVVSCNPYEGLNKLGSIGQPIPGTDVKLLDKEDPTKPAPEGEPGELVFAGPQVMCGYWKRPDADAEVFVGKYLRTGDVATIDEDGFIHIVDRLKDMIAVGGFKVFPSQVEDVLYKHPAVKEALVIGVPDAYHGEMPRAFVTLQDGATEDGAALMAWLNPQLGKHERVQAVVVREALPKTMIGKLDRKALRAEIGC
- the dinB gene encoding DNA polymerase IV encodes the protein MVSNPDAPQPVRKIIHVDMDAFFASVEQRDNPELRGKPVAVGGSSKRGVVAAASYEARAFGVRSAMPSVTAQRQCPDLIFVKPRFEAYRTVSRQIRDIFARHTDLIQPLSLDEAYLDVTNDKQGIGSAVKIAKAIRAAIRAETGLTASAGVSYNKFIAKLASDQNKPDGLCVILPEQGAEFVAGLPVRRFHGVGPRTAEKMAKLGVHTGADLAQKDEAWLAHHFGSWGSYLFKAARGIDDGPVNANSVRKSLGGELTYFDDKRSEDELREALDEIIDIVWDRIERYQARGKTLVLKARYSDFRTITRSRTVPHILADRAEFAQLGHALLDQILPAEMGIRLLGLTLGSLVDESGSGEDMPGQGRFAFDAIED